In Candidatus Glassbacteria bacterium, the following proteins share a genomic window:
- a CDS encoding amino acid permease, whose product MQRETRTQPILHQSDCRTSMPQNRPLIIETELSRDMGLPTALAIGVGTMIAAGIFTLSGLAVRNVGSAAILSFLIAAMVAAFTALTYCELVSVYPESGEGYLYTRKTFPGPLAYLVGSALILGYTSSCAFYLVSFSSYFVEFIYETPLHTIAGIIALVALTTINIKGTKESGTFQIVVTVAKVLLLIWFAFGGLGSVDADRMLSQFSTDVVEIGGTAAMVFITFFGFSAIAASAGEIKNPTRTIPLAIFISMGLVILLYTLVVLVVASAGLTEYTEAAMGEAAIRFLGPVGGMVVIGGALFSMISASNATILAGSRVTLAMSRLGHLPGRLGVVNSRTRTPILSLVIVAALIALFMITMDLEDLAHFAGTVLILALVLVNTTLIAHRRKYPDIERPFKVPLVPLLPVLGIIANLFLLSQIVFKHPLPMVLGLGSMALAMVAFISWKGTQAPEVALPGAPSRVALETETAGEVGYRVLVPVANPANVPRLMELASALALERDGEIIVLRVVQVPDQVAPSHDAAYAERERGLLELAQTSAAIHNVTAHPVVRVGRNVARAILETARDKECDTIVLGWKGYSSTARKILGDVVDDIVHHAKCDILLIKHVPDESFRHILLPTAGGEHARRAERYAAAIARYYDGSVTVCSVVDPNAEEEQRRQVTGRLNKAVRRLLKVEDLEVHRKTIRHSSVSVGLIKEAEAYDAMMLGATGRGLNRQILLGNIPEMIAKRCNRPVIIVKRFDPVKDLLGRVMD is encoded by the coding sequence ATGCAACGCGAGACGCGGACGCAACCCATACTCCACCAATCTGACTGCCGAACATCGATGCCCCAAAACAGACCGTTAATAATCGAAACCGAACTGAGCCGGGACATGGGCCTGCCCACTGCCCTGGCTATCGGTGTGGGCACGATGATCGCCGCGGGGATTTTTACCCTCAGCGGGCTGGCTGTGCGCAACGTGGGTTCCGCGGCGATACTTTCCTTCCTGATCGCGGCGATGGTGGCGGCGTTCACGGCGCTGACCTACTGCGAACTTGTCAGTGTCTACCCAGAGTCAGGCGAGGGTTACCTTTACACACGCAAAACATTTCCGGGTCCGTTGGCCTACCTGGTGGGTTCTGCATTAATCCTGGGCTACACATCCTCCTGCGCGTTCTACCTGGTAAGTTTTTCCAGCTACTTCGTCGAATTCATCTACGAAACGCCCCTGCACACTATCGCCGGAATTATCGCTCTCGTTGCGCTGACCACGATCAATATCAAGGGCACCAAGGAAAGCGGCACGTTCCAGATAGTCGTAACCGTGGCCAAGGTACTGTTGCTGATCTGGTTTGCATTCGGCGGCCTGGGCAGCGTTGACGCCGACAGGATGCTGTCGCAGTTTTCCACCGATGTTGTCGAGATCGGCGGTACGGCGGCGATGGTATTCATCACTTTTTTCGGGTTCTCGGCGATCGCGGCCTCGGCCGGTGAGATCAAGAACCCGACCAGGACGATCCCGCTGGCGATATTTATTTCGATGGGGCTGGTGATCCTGCTCTATACCCTGGTTGTGCTGGTGGTGGCCTCGGCCGGCCTGACTGAATATACGGAAGCCGCGATGGGCGAAGCGGCGATCAGGTTTCTGGGGCCGGTGGGCGGGATGGTGGTTATCGGGGGTGCGTTGTTCTCGATGATTTCCGCCTCGAACGCAACGATTCTGGCCGGCTCGCGGGTGACGCTTGCGATGAGCCGGCTGGGACATCTGCCCGGCAGGCTGGGCGTAGTCAATTCCCGTACCCGGACGCCGATCTTGTCGCTGGTGATTGTAGCGGCGCTGATCGCGCTGTTCATGATCACCATGGACCTCGAGGACCTGGCTCATTTCGCCGGTACGGTGCTGATCCTGGCGCTGGTTCTGGTCAATACGACCCTGATCGCACACCGACGGAAATACCCGGATATCGAGCGTCCGTTTAAAGTTCCGCTGGTACCCCTGCTGCCGGTGCTCGGCATAATCGCCAACCTGTTCCTGTTGAGCCAGATCGTGTTCAAGCACCCTTTGCCGATGGTGCTGGGACTGGGTTCGATGGCCCTGGCGATGGTGGCGTTCATATCCTGGAAAGGCACCCAGGCGCCGGAAGTAGCCCTGCCAGGCGCGCCGTCCAGAGTAGCGCTCGAAACTGAAACGGCCGGCGAGGTCGGCTACAGGGTACTGGTTCCGGTCGCCAACCCGGCCAACGTGCCCAGGCTGATGGAGCTCGCCTCCGCCCTGGCCCTGGAGCGTGACGGGGAGATTATCGTGCTGCGGGTGGTCCAGGTTCCTGACCAGGTAGCGCCTTCACACGACGCCGCCTATGCAGAGCGGGAGCGGGGCCTGCTGGAACTGGCCCAGACCAGCGCGGCAATCCATAACGTGACTGCGCACCCGGTTGTCCGCGTGGGGCGCAACGTTGCCCGGGCAATCCTCGAGACGGCCAGGGACAAGGAATGCGACACGATTGTCCTGGGTTGGAAAGGCTATTCCTCGACAGCCAGAAAAATACTCGGCGATGTCGTGGACGATATCGTCCACCACGCGAAATGCGATATCCTGCTGATCAAGCACGTTCCCGACGAGTCGTTCCGCCATATCCTCCTGCCCACAGCCGGCGGTGAGCACGCCCGTCGGGCCGAGCGCTACGCCGCGGCGATCGCGCGTTACTATGACGGTTCGGTGACTGTTTGCAGCGTAGTCGACCCGAACGCCGAGGAGGAGCAGCGCAGGCAGGTCACCGGCAGGCTCAACAAGGCGGTACGAAGGCTGCTGAAAGTGGAGGACCTGGAGGTGCACCGCAAGACAATCCGGCATAGCTCGGTGAGTGTCGGGCTGATAAAGGAGGCCGAGGCCTACGACGCGATGATGCTGGGAGCCACGGGCCGCGGGCTCAACCGCCAGATCCTGCTGGGCAATATCCCGGAGATGATCGCCAAGCGCTGCAACCGGCCGGTGATAATCGTGAAGAGATTCGACCCGGTCAAAGACTTGCTGGGCCGGGTGATGGATTAG
- a CDS encoding sulfatase-like hydrolase/transferase, whose protein sequence is MDRRDFLKLAGAGLCLPALGGSTVARAAGGSLPNIVLVMADDQGWGDMAYNGHPVLKTPNFDEMAATGLRFDRFYAAHPVCSPTRGSVMTGRNPNRFGCFSWGNTLRPQEVTIAEALRTAGYITGHFGKWHLGAARKGSPVNPGASGFDEWFSAPNFYDNDPILSREGVAVQTEGESSIVTAEAALEFIRRHSGGDRPFLAVVWFGSPHGPHEAVDEDRRHYLDQPEELQHFYGEITGMDRAFGKLRSELGKLGIRNNTILWYCSDNGGLPRIGSTGGRGYKGQIYEGGLRVPAILEWPERLTGHRVTNIPCYTADLYPTLLEIAGVRIDNQPPLDGISLTALLAGEMQSRPEPIGFWFFPEGGVPTPAKAWLAELLEDQRRGDMLGDLAKLRLESVVISKQYPEDMFPGHAAWLDWPWKLHRIQDRQGMVRYELYNLEDDPGEESDLAPGRQQRVAAMGESLQQWQVSVLRSLNGKDY, encoded by the coding sequence ATGGATCGCCGAGATTTCCTGAAACTCGCCGGCGCAGGATTGTGCCTCCCAGCCCTCGGCGGCTCCACGGTCGCCCGCGCGGCCGGCGGTTCCCTGCCGAATATCGTACTGGTGATGGCCGATGACCAGGGCTGGGGCGACATGGCCTACAACGGCCACCCGGTGCTGAAGACGCCGAATTTCGACGAAATGGCCGCCACCGGCCTGCGCTTCGACCGGTTCTACGCCGCTCACCCGGTCTGCTCGCCCACGCGCGGGAGCGTGATGACCGGGCGCAATCCCAACCGGTTCGGCTGTTTTTCGTGGGGCAACACGCTTCGCCCCCAGGAGGTCACGATTGCCGAGGCACTGAGGACCGCCGGCTACATTACCGGCCATTTCGGCAAGTGGCACCTGGGTGCAGCGCGCAAGGGCAGCCCGGTCAACCCCGGAGCCAGCGGGTTCGATGAATGGTTCAGCGCACCGAATTTCTACGACAACGACCCGATTCTCAGCCGTGAGGGTGTCGCCGTGCAGACCGAGGGAGAAAGTTCGATTGTCACGGCTGAGGCGGCGCTGGAGTTTATCCGCAGGCACTCCGGCGGAGACCGTCCGTTTCTGGCGGTAGTCTGGTTCGGTTCTCCCCACGGTCCGCACGAGGCGGTGGACGAGGATCGCAGGCACTACCTGGATCAGCCGGAGGAGCTGCAGCATTTCTACGGCGAGATTACCGGAATGGACCGCGCGTTCGGCAAGCTGCGCAGTGAACTGGGCAAGCTCGGAATCCGCAACAACACTATCCTGTGGTATTGCAGCGACAACGGCGGCCTGCCGCGGATCGGCTCCACGGGCGGTCGGGGCTACAAGGGGCAGATCTACGAGGGCGGACTGCGGGTGCCCGCGATCCTGGAGTGGCCGGAACGCCTGACAGGCCACAGGGTGACAAATATTCCCTGCTACACAGCGGATCTTTACCCTACCCTGCTTGAGATCGCCGGGGTCAGGATCGACAACCAGCCGCCGCTGGACGGGATCAGCCTGACAGCCCTGCTGGCGGGCGAGATGCAGTCGCGGCCGGAGCCGATCGGCTTCTGGTTTTTCCCCGAGGGAGGAGTGCCAACGCCCGCAAAAGCCTGGCTGGCCGAACTGCTTGAAGACCAGCGCAGGGGCGACATGCTGGGCGATCTGGCGAAACTGCGTCTGGAGTCGGTTGTAATCTCCAAGCAGTATCCCGAGGACATGTTTCCGGGTCACGCCGCCTGGCTGGACTGGCCGTGGAAATTGCACCGGATTCAGGACCGGCAAGGCATGGTGCGCTACGAGTTGTATAACCTGGAGGATGATCCCGGGGAAGAAAGCGATCTGGCGCCGGGCCGGCAGCAGCGGGTGGCCGCGATGGGGGAGAGTTTGCAGCAATGGCAGGTATCCGTCCTGCGGAGCCTCAACGGCAAGGACTATTGA
- a CDS encoding glycoside hydrolase family 16 protein yields MQKGVCRGGQTPYFLRSANYWSFPPEVTMKYRKMYAVTALAVFFAACALTVSCGDGGMAGVDSGRHGEFLPPAPEGETWELIWSDEFEGEQLDRSLWETPVGVRRKGFWAEEDSYLDGEGNLVLRTRETDGKYYSGAIRTRGGFEHRFGYWVARCMFHTEVGHWPAFWLFSSPGVTRVGDEGRDGTEIDIMEKSTAKEDKINHALHWDGYGEQHQSEAQYVSVPGLSWGWHTFGLYWTPEEYVFYVDGVETWRTSAGGVSQVPAYVKLTDEVDEWGGDISEARLPDYFLVDYVRVYDYDGGGIGRTVP; encoded by the coding sequence ATGCAAAAAGGGGTTTGCCGCGGCGGGCAAACCCCTTATTTTTTGAGATCGGCAAATTACTGGTCATTCCCACCGGAGGTAACAATGAAATACCGTAAGATGTATGCGGTGACGGCGCTGGCGGTTTTTTTCGCGGCCTGTGCGCTAACGGTCAGCTGCGGAGACGGCGGTATGGCTGGTGTTGACAGCGGCCGGCACGGCGAGTTCCTGCCGCCGGCGCCGGAGGGTGAAACGTGGGAGCTGATCTGGAGCGATGAGTTCGAGGGCGAACAGCTTGACCGCTCTCTCTGGGAGACGCCGGTCGGCGTGCGGCGCAAGGGCTTCTGGGCCGAGGAGGACAGTTACCTCGACGGTGAGGGGAATCTCGTGCTCAGGACGCGGGAAACCGACGGCAAGTACTACTCCGGGGCGATCCGCACCCGCGGCGGTTTCGAGCACCGGTTCGGTTACTGGGTGGCCCGCTGCATGTTTCACACCGAGGTCGGCCACTGGCCCGCCTTCTGGCTGTTTTCCTCGCCCGGTGTGACTCGCGTGGGTGATGAGGGCCGCGACGGCACCGAGATCGACATCATGGAAAAATCAACCGCCAAAGAGGACAAGATCAACCATGCCCTGCACTGGGACGGCTACGGCGAGCAGCACCAGAGCGAGGCTCAATATGTGTCTGTCCCCGGCCTGAGCTGGGGCTGGCATACATTCGGGCTGTACTGGACCCCGGAGGAATATGTCTTCTATGTGGACGGTGTCGAAACCTGGCGGACCAGCGCGGGAGGAGTGTCGCAGGTGCCCGCCTATGTCAAGCTGACCGACGAGGTGGACGAGTGGGGCGGTGATATCTCCGAGGCGCGCCTGCCGGATTACTTCCTGGTCGATTACGTGCGGGTCTACGATTACGACGGCGGCGGGATCGGCAGGACGGTTCCCTGA
- a CDS encoding DUF4249 family protein: MRDRGTEVFKYVLLSVLIPLVFSIACSDESPLVPEADLVVMRAYLFAGEPVTEIRLTSSLELGSVDSVAPPVEDAKVYLTKDGTRYALQPTAGRPGFYDYPGNDLAVEAGDEFMIETGYLGRVATASTVVPSKPAQVGVYPDQLSVQELSFGFGGGRFRNDDTTAVQVTWANPGGESYYVTLENIESDPTPIFEPPAGFENRRPLRFVSIPVNSGEYRITRRSVTYFGTHKVKVYRVNQEYVDLYLSRNQDSRDLNEPLTNVTGGLGIFTAFNSDSVFIEVVVE; encoded by the coding sequence ATTCGCGATAGGGGGACTGAAGTGTTTAAATACGTTTTATTATCGGTTTTGATACCGCTGGTGTTTTCTATCGCGTGTTCGGATGAGTCCCCGCTGGTGCCGGAGGCTGACCTGGTAGTAATGCGGGCCTATCTGTTCGCCGGGGAGCCGGTGACCGAGATCAGACTTACCTCATCGCTGGAGCTCGGCAGCGTGGACTCGGTGGCACCGCCTGTCGAGGACGCAAAAGTATATCTGACCAAGGACGGTACCAGGTACGCTCTTCAGCCCACCGCCGGACGGCCGGGTTTTTACGACTATCCCGGCAATGATCTGGCCGTGGAGGCGGGCGATGAGTTCATGATCGAGACCGGCTACCTGGGCAGAGTAGCGACCGCCTCGACTGTTGTGCCTTCAAAGCCTGCTCAGGTAGGTGTTTACCCGGATCAACTGAGTGTTCAGGAACTGAGTTTCGGTTTCGGTGGAGGAAGGTTCCGGAATGATGACACGACAGCGGTGCAGGTAACCTGGGCCAATCCCGGGGGAGAGAGCTACTATGTCACTCTCGAAAATATCGAGAGCGATCCCACCCCGATCTTCGAGCCGCCCGCCGGATTCGAGAACCGTCGGCCGCTGAGGTTCGTTTCGATTCCGGTAAACTCAGGGGAGTACCGGATCACCCGTCGCTCGGTGACATACTTCGGTACGCACAAGGTAAAAGTCTACAGGGTCAACCAGGAATATGTGGACCTCTATCTGTCGCGCAACCAGGATTCCAGGGACCTCAACGAACCGCTGACCAACGTTACAGGCGGCCTGGGTATATTCACCGCCTTCAACAGCGACAGCGTGTTTATCGAAGTTGTCGTAGAATAG
- a CDS encoding cold-shock protein, which yields MASGKIKWFNESKGFGFIEQEDGPDVFVHYSVIQSEGFKTLYENQEVEFEIVEGPKGLQAANVTVVNS from the coding sequence ATGGCGAGTGGTAAAATCAAATGGTTCAATGAGTCAAAGGGATTCGGATTCATTGAACAGGAAGACGGCCCCGACGTGTTCGTCCATTATTCCGTCATCCAGTCAGAGGGATTCAAGACCCTCTACGAAAATCAGGAAGTCGAGTTCGAAATCGTGGAAGGTCCCAAGGGACTTCAGGCCGCTAACGTTACAGTGGTGAACAGCTGA
- a CDS encoding acyl-ACP desaturase: protein MIFYRDKLDRACEFVNALRGNGADGDHEEQVLARAFGAEMEQMYVGSPEVAEVLLHAEHVLTFRNHIASELSGEAEKNLRFLLGPEKLWQPSRRDSGPADGLPDFSGEDWKGKIHKIQEYAAGLPSSFFIVLIGNMVTEEALPNYKTALDKIAATGNLSGADTTPWAEWSCGWTAEEDRHGTVLRDYLSYTGKADMVEVDKSVASLLRKGFNLRIGLDPYKLFIYTSFQERATKISHQNTGKVAEKYGDPVLSKICAAISGDESRHETFYKNMMRAIFENDPEGGMLAFERLLCSQVVMPAELMEDGEPELYKHFSLVAQKERVYTTSDYVSIIEHLIGYWDITNRSVAGAAARAQEFICSLPERYSRTLVPRMERLLSKFAKRKYAWLYGEMV from the coding sequence TTGATATTCTACCGGGACAAGCTTGACAGGGCCTGCGAGTTCGTTAATGCGCTGCGCGGGAACGGGGCCGATGGGGATCACGAGGAGCAGGTGCTGGCACGGGCGTTCGGTGCGGAAATGGAGCAGATGTACGTCGGTTCACCTGAAGTCGCCGAGGTCCTGCTGCATGCCGAACACGTTTTGACATTCAGGAACCATATCGCATCCGAATTGAGCGGCGAAGCGGAAAAAAACCTGCGGTTCCTGCTGGGTCCTGAAAAACTCTGGCAGCCCAGCCGTCGCGATTCCGGACCGGCCGACGGCCTGCCCGATTTTTCCGGCGAGGACTGGAAGGGGAAGATCCACAAGATACAGGAGTATGCCGCCGGCCTGCCCTCGTCGTTCTTCATCGTGCTGATCGGCAACATGGTCACCGAGGAGGCGCTGCCCAACTACAAGACCGCCTTGGACAAAATTGCGGCCACTGGCAACCTCAGCGGCGCCGATACCACTCCGTGGGCGGAGTGGTCGTGCGGCTGGACCGCCGAGGAGGACCGCCACGGCACTGTACTTCGCGACTACCTTTCCTACACCGGCAAGGCTGACATGGTGGAGGTGGACAAGAGTGTAGCATCTCTGCTGCGCAAAGGATTTAACCTGCGGATCGGCCTCGATCCCTACAAACTGTTTATCTACACCAGCTTCCAGGAGCGGGCCACCAAGATCTCGCACCAGAACACGGGCAAAGTCGCGGAGAAATACGGCGACCCGGTCCTGTCGAAAATCTGCGCGGCGATCAGCGGCGACGAGAGCCGTCACGAGACGTTCTACAAGAACATGATGCGCGCGATTTTTGAAAACGACCCCGAGGGCGGGATGCTGGCGTTCGAGCGGCTGCTGTGCAGCCAAGTGGTGATGCCCGCCGAGTTGATGGAGGATGGAGAGCCGGAGCTGTACAAGCATTTCTCCCTGGTAGCGCAGAAAGAAAGAGTGTACACAACTTCGGATTACGTGAGCATTATCGAGCATCTGATCGGCTACTGGGACATCACCAACCGGTCGGTGGCAGGGGCGGCGGCCCGGGCCCAGGAGTTTATCTGCAGCCTGCCGGAGCGTTACAGCAGGACGCTGGTACCGCGCATGGAGCGGCTGCTGAGCAAGTTCGCTAAACGAAAGTACGCCTGGCTGTACGGCGAGATGGTTTAA
- a CDS encoding phytanoyl-CoA dioxygenase family protein, whose translation MAFRELSSEQVKAYHEDGYVIIREMFDSQEIEMLKTKAKNDPELKSPWERKDASGKTIRLKLWNHPPDNLYGAFARCERLVGSAERLLDGEVYHYHTKMIIKEPKVAGAWEWHQDYGYWYNNAVLYPLLTSCMIAVDASTRENGCLQVLKGSHHIGRIDHGQIGDQTGADPERVEQAKKRHELVHVELEPGDAVIFHSNLLHASAANESDKPRWTLICCYNAARNDPYQEIEHPCYTPLTKVPDSAIKETGRQEIAAE comes from the coding sequence ATGGCTTTCCGTGAGCTGAGCAGTGAACAGGTAAAAGCGTACCACGAAGACGGCTACGTGATTATCCGGGAAATGTTCGACAGTCAAGAGATCGAGATGCTGAAAACCAAGGCCAAGAACGACCCTGAGCTGAAATCACCCTGGGAGCGCAAGGACGCCAGCGGTAAAACGATCAGGCTCAAGCTCTGGAACCATCCTCCCGACAACCTCTACGGCGCGTTCGCCCGCTGTGAAAGGCTGGTCGGCAGCGCGGAGAGGCTGCTCGATGGCGAGGTTTACCACTACCACACCAAGATGATTATTAAAGAGCCGAAAGTAGCCGGGGCCTGGGAATGGCACCAGGATTACGGATACTGGTACAACAACGCCGTGCTCTATCCCCTGCTGACCAGCTGCATGATCGCCGTGGACGCCTCGACCCGCGAGAACGGCTGCCTGCAGGTGCTTAAGGGATCCCATCATATCGGCAGAATCGACCACGGCCAGATCGGCGACCAGACCGGCGCGGACCCGGAGCGGGTGGAACAGGCCAAAAAACGTCACGAACTGGTCCATGTGGAACTCGAGCCGGGTGATGCAGTGATTTTCCACAGCAACCTCCTTCACGCCTCGGCGGCAAATGAATCGGACAAGCCGCGCTGGACGCTGATCTGCTGCTACAACGCCGCCCGCAACGACCCGTACCAGGAAATCGAGCATCCCTGCTACACGCCACTGACAAAAGTCCCCGATTCCGCGATCAAGGAAACCGGCAGACAGGAAATCGCGGCGGAATGA